The Xanthomonas sontii genomic sequence CAGCTGTGGGCACGGCGGCAAGGCCTCGACCTGGTAGCGGAAGGTCACCCCCGACGATTCCAGCAGCAGCTTGGCCGAGGCGATCTCCGCCGCCAGCTGCGCCGCGCGGATCCCGCTGACCGCACGCCGCACTTGGCTCAGCGCCTCGCGTGCGACCTGGCCCACTTCCTCCATCTCGCGCTGCGCCGCGGCGGCGTCATGCGCGAGCAGGCGCGTGGCCAGGTCCGACTTCAATGCCACCAGCGACAGGGTGTGGCCGAGCAGGTCGTGCAGGTCGCGACCGATGCGCTCGCGCTCGGCCACCGCCGCCAGGCGCCGCACTTCCTCGTGGCTCAGGCGCAGCTGCGCCTCGCCGCGCGCACGGCGCTCGAAGCTGATGTTCATCAGCCCCACCGACAGGCCGACCACCACCGCGCTGACCATGTACAGCGGCGACCAGCCGCGCATCGTCCAGGCCAATGCGAACGAGGCCAGCACCAGCAGCATCGCCGCCACCGCCCGCTTCGGCTCGAAGCAGAACGCCAGGAAGGCGCAGGCATAGATGATGTAGCACTGCGCGCCGGGGTTGTACGGCAGCACCACGAACGCCAGCGCCGCCATGCCGGCCACGCACCAGGGCAGGTAGCGCCGGTGGCGGTAGTAGGCCACGTAGTACAAGGCCAGGAACATCAGATAGCTGGCCAGCGTCGGCGGGAACCAGTTGTGGAAGTAGTACGGCTCGTACAGCGGAGTGACGAACAGCCAGATCGACCACACCAGCGACAGCCACACGAACCAGTGGGTGCTGGGCTTGGCCGAGCTCCAGCCGATGCGGCGGGCGATCAGCGAGTCGGGCGAGGCGTGCAGCAAGGCGATCACGTCGGGCTCCCAGGGCGGCACGGCCGCCGCAGCGCATAGCTTAGCGAAGGCGCCGGCGCGCGAAACCGCGCGGCGACGCCGGGATCGGCACGGCGCACCATCAGCCGCGACGCAGGCGCCGCTGCGCCAGTGCGTAGAACACCACCGTCACCGCCAGCAGCGCGATGACATGGCCGGCACTGCCGTGGCCGTCGCCCTGCCCGACCACGCGCAGCGCCATCTGGCCCAGGTGATAGGACGGCCACAGCGGCGCCAGCGTGGTCAGCCACGCCGGCAGCAGCTGCAGCGGGATCCACAGCCCCGACAGGAACGCCATCGGCAGGTAGATCAGGTTGACCAGCGCCGGCGCACCGCTGCCGCCGGCGTAGGCGCCCAGCGCCAGCCCGATCGCGCAGAACGGCAGCGTGCCCAGCACGTCGACCAGCAGCAACCCGATCCGCTGCGCCGGCGTCAGCATCACCCCGCCGAGCAGCGCGGCCAGCGCCTGCAGCAAGACGCCGATCGCCAGCGCAAAGGCCATCGCCAGCGCGGTGCGCGCCAGCAGCAGGGCCAGCGGCGGCACCGGCATCGCCCGCTTCAGCGCGAGCAGGCCGCGCTCGCGGTCCAGGGCCAGGCCGACGCCGAACCCGAACAGGGCCGACGCCATCACCCCGAACACGCTGTAGCTGGCCATCAGGTACACCGCCGCGTCGTGGCGCCCATGATTGAGCAGCACCCCGAACAGCAGGTAGAACAACGGCGGGAACAGCAGCGTGGGCAAGGCGAACGACGGCGTGCGCAGCCAGCGCAGCACCTCGTAGCGGATCTCGCGCAGCAGCAGCGCGCTCTGGTCGCG encodes the following:
- a CDS encoding sensor histidine kinase gives rise to the protein MIALLHASPDSLIARRIGWSSAKPSTHWFVWLSLVWSIWLFVTPLYEPYYFHNWFPPTLASYLMFLALYYVAYYRHRRYLPWCVAGMAALAFVVLPYNPGAQCYIIYACAFLAFCFEPKRAVAAMLLVLASFALAWTMRGWSPLYMVSAVVVGLSVGLMNISFERRARGEAQLRLSHEEVRRLAAVAERERIGRDLHDLLGHTLSLVALKSDLATRLLAHDAAAAQREMEEVGQVAREALSQVRRAVSGIRAAQLAAEIASAKLLLESSGVTFRYQVEALPPCPQLETVFALVLREAATNIQRHARASHAQLRLWCERGQALLELRDDGRGGALQPGTGLSSMRERLEAVGGSLRIASERGLGTCLVAAAPLPRVEAAMADAAPAARMQSPADQDAALG
- a CDS encoding ABC transporter permease, whose translation is MNPIDLSVASPAAVWSLRDQSALLLREIRYEVLRWLRTPSFALPTLLFPPLFYLLFGVLLNHGRHDAAVYLMASYSVFGVMASALFGFGVGLALDRERGLLALKRAMPVPPLALLLARTALAMAFALAIGVLLQALAALLGGVMLTPAQRIGLLLVDVLGTLPFCAIGLALGAYAGGSGAPALVNLIYLPMAFLSGLWIPLQLLPAWLTTLAPLWPSYHLGQMALRVVGQGDGHGSAGHVIALLAVTVVFYALAQRRLRRG